The Melioribacteraceae bacterium 4301-Me genome window below encodes:
- a CDS encoding T9SS type A sorting domain-containing protein, which yields MLDGRSSPPSWGFDGQNGREYETPDSVLIMIKELNPDVLDRLYNNPISNLNAPLQYRDRSGNMVNWQEAEGAGGFPAGSIGSWLYQAIKGRVYYPRLGSELYDPQNESEFYALAQALYNNAISLGVPKEKRFLDLDNWGTILSHNNGKQTAIKILSTLYAQGWAGIGIHSYSSITATNNIPDSVAPTFASFVCAIDSVTQRVIWRPDSVALSLMKTDKHLQRYILYIDFPRMMQQFLDLSPDEEADVLTTLARLQAYDPSNPKETGYTFVFPIGQTFWDSKKRITSPTGKYKGISVYEYMRDSLLPVYNPITSVEDNRNDFPNEFRLYQNYPNPFNPTTTIRFSIPQREHVTLKVFDVLGREVATLVDKKQEAGYYEKKFNAENLPSGMYIYRLTAEKVNLVKKMMVLK from the coding sequence GTGCTGGATGGGCGTTCTTCACCGCCTTCGTGGGGCTTTGATGGTCAAAACGGCAGGGAGTATGAAACGCCAGATAGTGTTTTAATTATGATTAAAGAACTCAATCCTGATGTTCTTGATAGACTTTATAATAATCCTATCTCGAATTTGAATGCCCCATTGCAATACCGTGATAGAAGCGGTAACATGGTAAATTGGCAAGAAGCAGAAGGTGCTGGAGGTTTTCCGGCTGGCTCTATTGGTTCATGGCTTTATCAAGCAATAAAGGGAAGGGTTTATTATCCGCGGTTAGGTTCAGAACTTTATGACCCACAAAATGAGTCGGAATTTTACGCGTTAGCACAAGCTTTGTACAATAATGCAATTTCTCTCGGAGTACCGAAAGAGAAGCGTTTTCTTGACCTTGATAATTGGGGAACAATTTTGAGCCATAACAATGGCAAACAGACAGCTATCAAAATCTTATCAACGCTTTATGCTCAAGGGTGGGCTGGTATAGGTATTCATTCTTATTCTTCAATTACAGCGACTAATAATATTCCAGATTCGGTAGCTCCCACATTTGCTTCCTTCGTCTGCGCAATAGACTCAGTAACTCAGAGAGTAATCTGGCGTCCCGATTCGGTAGCGCTGTCACTGATGAAAACTGATAAGCATTTACAGCGTTATATTCTTTATATAGATTTTCCACGGATGATGCAACAGTTCCTAGATCTCTCGCCAGATGAAGAAGCTGATGTATTAACTACACTTGCTAGATTACAGGCTTATGATCCAAGTAATCCTAAGGAGACGGGTTATACATTTGTTTTTCCTATTGGTCAAACATTCTGGGATAGCAAAAAGCGTATTACCTCACCAACCGGTAAATACAAAGGTATCTCGGTGTATGAATACATGCGGGATTCTCTTCTTCCAGTCTACAACCCAATAACTTCGGTTGAAGACAATCGAAATGATTTTCCAAATGAATTTCGATTATACCAGAATTATCCTAACCCATTTAATCCAACTACCACGATTCGCTTCTCAATTCCGCAAAGAGAGCATGTGACATTGAAGGTGTTTGATGTTCTCGGCAGAGAAGTGGCAACATTGGTAGATAAAAAACAAGAAGCTGGTTACTACGAAAAGAAATTTAACGCAGAAAACTTACCAAGTGGAATGTATATCTACAGATTGACTGCTGAAAAAGTAAATCTTGTTAAAAAGATGATGGTGCTAAAGTAA
- a CDS encoding DNA polymerase, with protein sequence MSLNNLFIDFNSYFASVEQQIKPELRNKPVGVVPVMADTTCCIAASYEAKAYGVKTGTMVSEARRLCPDIKFVEADHRTYIQYHNRLVDKVNECLPVDQVLSIDEMVCSLIGKEKNRENAIEIALRIKRKIKEDVGEYLRCSIGIAPNQFLAKTATDMQKPDGLVVIDNEDLPHCLYKLNINDLCGIGRRMEIRLHRHGIYTVEDLCKADKSLLRKVWGGIEGERMYDQLRGKIVKRPPTHRTTIGHSHVLPPSLKNNESAYAVLHRLLQKAAMRLRYLGYYAKALGVIVKYKILLEPDNSKKIKWKDYITFTATQNTLEFLKALDIMWNRNPFLNNELSTSIGKSIPIAVGVVLFNLLPESNATLPIFENFEKNESLYKAIDLLNRRYGYASVYFGGSHTARNSAPMRIAFTQIPNLEIEDDL encoded by the coding sequence ATGTCACTAAATAACTTATTTATTGATTTTAATTCATATTTTGCTTCTGTAGAGCAACAGATTAAGCCTGAGCTTCGCAACAAGCCGGTTGGAGTAGTACCTGTAATGGCAGACACCACTTGCTGTATCGCTGCAAGTTACGAAGCTAAGGCTTATGGTGTAAAAACAGGCACAATGGTCTCAGAAGCAAGAAGATTATGCCCTGATATAAAGTTCGTCGAAGCGGACCACCGAACATATATTCAATATCATAATAGACTTGTTGATAAAGTTAACGAGTGCCTTCCCGTTGACCAGGTCCTTTCTATCGATGAAATGGTCTGTAGCCTTATCGGCAAGGAAAAAAATAGAGAAAATGCAATTGAAATAGCCCTTCGTATAAAAAGAAAAATTAAAGAGGATGTTGGCGAATATCTCCGATGTTCAATTGGCATAGCACCAAATCAATTCCTTGCAAAGACTGCAACAGATATGCAAAAACCGGATGGCTTAGTAGTTATTGATAATGAAGATCTTCCACATTGTCTTTATAAACTTAATATAAATGATCTCTGCGGAATAGGAAGAAGAATGGAAATTAGGCTTCACCGACATGGTATTTACACCGTTGAAGACCTTTGTAAGGCAGATAAGTCTCTTTTAAGGAAAGTTTGGGGTGGAATTGAAGGAGAAAGAATGTATGATCAATTAAGAGGGAAAATTGTAAAACGTCCTCCTACCCATCGTACAACAATTGGGCATTCGCATGTACTTCCGCCCAGTTTAAAAAATAATGAAAGTGCTTACGCTGTGCTTCATAGATTACTACAAAAAGCGGCTATGCGGCTACGCTATTTAGGCTATTATGCTAAAGCGCTTGGTGTAATTGTAAAATATAAAATTCTATTAGAACCAGATAATTCTAAAAAAATAAAATGGAAAGACTATATAACTTTCACTGCTACTCAAAACACACTCGAATTCCTAAAAGCTCTTGATATTATGTGGAACAGAAATCCTTTTTTAAATAATGAATTATCCACTTCTATTGGTAAAAGTATTCCTATAGCAGTAGGGGTTGTTTTGTTCAATCTTTTGCCCGAAAGCAATGCTACTCTTCCTATCTTTGAAAATTTTGAAAAGAATGAATCTCTTTACAAAGCAATTGATTTGCTTAACAGACGATACGGCTACGCCTCTGTTTACTTCGGAGGTTCACATACAGCAAGAAATTCTGCTCCAATGAGAATTGCATTCACACAAATTCCTAATCTCGAAATAGAAGATGATTTATAG
- the rfbA gene encoding glucose-1-phosphate thymidylyltransferase RfbA — MKGIILAGGSGTRLYPITKVYSKQLTIIYDKPLIYYPLSVLMLGGIKEVLIISNQETIPLYRKLFGDGSSIGMQIQYAIQKAPNGIAEAFIIGEKFIGNDSVSLILGDNIFYGKLDFFYKAVSSNKKGATIFAYQVKDPQRYGVVEFDKNGKAVSIEEKPKKPKSNYAVPGLYVYDNKVIEIAKTLKPSERGELEITDVNKYYLERNELYVERIGRGVAWLDTGTPEALLQASNFFGVIEDRQGTKVACIEEIAFQRGFISRTKFSILIESLPESPYKEYLKNVLNE, encoded by the coding sequence ATGAAAGGAATAATTTTAGCAGGTGGTTCTGGCACACGGCTTTATCCCATCACAAAAGTTTACAGTAAACAATTAACTATTATTTACGATAAGCCTTTAATTTATTATCCACTATCTGTGCTTATGCTAGGTGGAATAAAAGAAGTATTAATAATTTCAAATCAAGAAACAATTCCGCTTTATAGAAAATTATTTGGTGACGGCTCATCAATTGGAATGCAGATTCAATACGCAATTCAAAAAGCACCAAATGGAATTGCCGAAGCATTTATAATAGGGGAAAAATTTATTGGCAACGATTCTGTTTCTTTAATTTTAGGGGATAATATATTTTATGGTAAACTCGACTTTTTTTACAAAGCAGTTAGTTCCAACAAAAAAGGTGCAACAATTTTTGCTTATCAAGTTAAAGACCCACAACGATACGGTGTTGTTGAATTTGACAAAAATGGTAAGGCGGTCTCAATAGAGGAGAAACCTAAAAAACCTAAATCCAACTACGCTGTACCTGGACTTTATGTTTACGACAACAAAGTAATAGAAATTGCTAAAACTTTGAAACCATCCGAACGAGGCGAACTGGAAATCACTGATGTTAACAAATATTACCTTGAACGTAACGAACTTTATGTTGAAAGAATTGGCAGAGGTGTTGCATGGCTTGATACTGGTACCCCTGAAGCACTTTTGCAAGCATCAAACTTTTTTGGAGTTATTGAAGATAGACAGGGAACAAAAGTTGCCTGTATAGAGGAAATTGCTTTTCAAAGAGGTTTTATAAGTCGTACTAAATTTTCAATCCTAATTGAAAGTCTTCCTGAATCTCCTTATAAGGAGTATCTTAAAAATGTACTTAATGAATAA